Proteins found in one Coffea eugenioides isolate CCC68of chromosome 5, Ceug_1.0, whole genome shotgun sequence genomic segment:
- the LOC113770562 gene encoding trafficking protein particle complex II-specific subunit 130 homolog: MANFLAQFQSIKTSFDRIIIAVEDVSDLWPLVKKGFEEKLPFKRAFLNNKTRNSVLVDDLPAEYILTTDSRIRSRFPQEQSLFWFREPYATVVLVTCEDLDEFKTILKPRLKLIVQNDEREWFIVFVSKAPVHNDQATKMAKKVYAKLEVEFSSKKRERCCKLDIHGIDANFWEDLELKVTECIRNTLDRRIQFYEDEIRKLSEQRFMPVWNFCNFFILKESLAFMFEIAHLHEDSLREYDELELCYLETVNISGKQREFGGMDHGDDQAAVLNLGKKALTQMVQDDSFREFEFRQYLFACQAKLLFKLNRPFEVASRGYSFIISFSKVLALHESVLPFCMREAWVINACLALINATSSHYKDGLAAADVEQEFYRVQGDLYSLSRTKLMRLAYLIGYGSVIPRSPVNSASLSMLSWPKPAVWPSLPPDASSEVLVKEKMILQEVPQVKHFGIQRKPLPLEPTVLLREANRRRASLSAGNVFELFDGRTNAADGSTLLTPLPKAHAISMSRTNSSPGNFESMIDRPMRLAEIYVAAEHALWNTISDADLRKSLSSTEEFEQKYLDLSKGAAENYHHSWWKRHGVVLDGEIAAIYHKVGNFDLAAKLYEKVCALYAGEGWQNLLAEVLPSLAECQKILNDQAGYLSSCVRLLSLDKGLFLTKERQAFQSEVVRLAHSEMKHPLPLDVSSLITFSGNPGPPLELCDGDPGTLSVTVWSGFPDDIVLDSFSLTLTAMNSADEGVKALKSSNATTLKPGRNTITVALPPQKPGSYVLGVLTGQIGQLRFRSHSFSKGGPADSDDFMSYEKPTRPILKVFNPRPLVDLAAAVSSALLMNECQLVGIVVKPINYPLKGAILHIDTGPGLSIEQAYGIEIERYADGSRDASDFGPSELSVDHEAHASAEAKQLTLHDGKIELPDWASNITSILWIPMRAISERLNRGTQAGAAVSQRQSVVDGLRTIALKLEFGVSCNQTFEKTLAVHFTEPFHVSTRVVDKCNDGTLLLQVILHSQVKASLTVYDAWLDLQDGFTHIGKGDRRPTSAFFPLTISPKARAATLFSIGLENALPKDQVEAVHSDSILNIQYGISGSRTLGAHTPMDAKPIASDDSVKQLNFRSALVLQRPVLDPFLAVGFLPLPSSGLRVGQLVTMQWRVERLKDLGEKSENNDEVLYEVNANSENWMIAGRKRGHVSLSAKQGSRMVISILCLPLVAGYVHPPQLGLPDLDEAHISCNPPGPHLVCVLPPTMSSSYCIPT; encoded by the exons ATGGCCAACTTCTTAGCTCAGTTCCAGAGTATCAAAACCTCATTCGATCGCATCATAATTGCCG TTGAAGATGTGAGTGATTTGTGGCCTCTTGTCAAGAAGGGGTTTGAAGAAAAGTTGCCATTCAAAAGAGCATTTCTGAATAACAAGACCCGTAATTCAGTGCTTGTGGATGATCTGCCTGCGGAGTATATATTGACAACAGATTCAAGAATTCGTAGCCGGTTTCCCCAAGAGCAATCGCTGTTCTGGTTCCGAGAACCATATGCTACTGTGGTTCTTGTGACTTGTGAG GATCTTGACGAGTTTAAAACTATTCTTAAACCACGCCTGAAGCTAATAGTTCAAAATGACGAACGGGAGTGGTTTATTGTTTTTGTGTCTAAAGCCCCAGTTCACAATGATCAGGCCACCAAGATGGCCAAAAAAGTATACGCCAAACTTGAAGTAGAGTTCAGCTCAAAGAAGAGGGAAAG GTGTTGCAAGCTGGATATACATGGAATTGATGCAAATTTTTGGGAAGACTTAGAGTTGAAAGTCACGGAATGCATAAGAAATACACTTGATCGGCGGATTCAGTTTTATGAGGATGAAATTCGCAAGCTTAGCGAACAGCGCTTTATGCCCGTATGGAATTTCTGTAACTTCTTTATTCTTAAG GAAAGCTTGGCTTTTATGTTTGAGATTGCTCATCTCCATGAGGATTCATTGCGGGAGTATGATGAACTAGAACTCTGCTACCTGGAAACAG TTAATATTAGTGGGAAACAACGGGAATTTGGAGGTATGGACCATGGTGATGATCAAGCTGCAGTGCTGAACCTGGGAAAGAAAGCACTGACACAAATGGTTCAAGACGATTCATTTCGGGAGTTTGAATTTAGGCAGTATCTGTTTGCCTGTCAAGCAAAG CTACTATTCAAGCTAAATCGCCCATTTGAGGTTGCATCAAGGGGTTACTCATTCATTATTAGCTTCTCAAAAGTGTTGGCTCTACACGAG AGTGTATTACCCTTCTGCATGCGTGAAGCATGGGTAATAAATGCTTGCTTGGCTCTAATAAATGCAACTTCCTCCCATTACAAAGATGGGCTAGCCGCAGCTGATGTAGAACAGGAGTTTTATCGTGTTCAAGGGGATCTTTATTCTTTAAGTCGTACTAAG TTAATGCGACTTGCATATTTAATTGGTTATGGATCAGTTATACCAAGAAGTCCTGTGAACAG TGCTTCGCTCAGCATGCTGTCATGGCCTAAGCCAGCAGTTTGGCCTTCTCTTCCACCTGATGCTTCGTCAGAGGTGCTTGTGAAAGAAAAG ATGATTCTTCAAGAAGTTCCACAGGTAAAACACTTTGGCATCCAGAGGAAACCACTACCCTTAGAACCAACTGTACTTCTACGTGAGGCAAATCGCAGGAGGGCTTCTCTTTCTGCTGGAAATGTGTTTGAGTTGTTTGATGGTCGAACAAATGCTGCCGATGG CTCAACTTTACTCACTCCATTGCCTAAAGCACATGCTATATCAATGTCACGAACAAATTCTTCACCTGGAAACTTTGAGAGCATGATTGATCGACCAATGAGACTTGCAGAAATTTATGTTGCTGCTGAGCATGCTTTGTGGAATACCATTTCTGATGCAGATCTAAGGAAATCACTATCCTCTACAGAGGAATTTGAG CAAAAATACCTGGATCTGTCAAAAGGTGCTGCTGAAAATTATCATCATTCTTGGTGGAAGAGACATGGAGTTGTCCTTGATGGTGAAATTGCAGCTATTTACCATAAAGTTGGAAATTTTGATCTAGCTGCCAAGTTGTATGAGAAGGTTTGTGCTCTTTATGCTGGTGAAGGATGGCAGAATTTGTTGGCTGAAGTTCTCCCCAGTTTAGCAGAGTGTCAGAAGATACTCAATGATCAAGCTGGCTACCTGTCTTCTTGTGTCAGACTGCTGTCATTAGATAAAGGATTGTTCTTGACCAAGGAACGCCAAGCATTCCAGTCTGAAGTTGTTCGTCTAGCTCATAGTGAGATGAAACACCCTTTGCCTCTAGATGTATCCTCGTTGATAACATTTTCCGGCAATCCTGGGCCTCCATTGGAGCTATGTGATGGGGATCCTGGTACCCTGTCAGTAACAGTTTGGAGTGGATTTCCTGATGATATTGTTCTTGACTCTTTCAGTCTCACGCTGACGGCCATGAACAGTGCTGATGAGGGCGTTAAG GCATTGAAGAGCTCCAATGCTACAACCTTGAAGCCCGGTAGAAATACGATCACAGTAGCCCTACCTCCACAGAAACCAGGTTCTTATGTACTGGGTGTTCTCACTGGGCAGATTGGTCAGTTGAGATTCAGATCACATAGCTTTTCCAAAGGTGGACCAGCAGACAGTGATGATTTTATGAGTTATGAGAAGCCGACAAGGCCTATCTTGAAG GTATTCAACCCGAGACCTCTGGTTGATCTTGCTGCAGCTGTCTCATCCGCTTTGCTGATGAATGAATGTCAATTGGTTGGCATTGTTGTCAAGCCAATAAACTACCCTCTTAAGGGTGCTATACTGCACATAGACACTGGTCCTGGTTTGAGTATTGAACAGGCATATGGAATCGAAATTGAGAGGTATGCTGATGGATCCCGTGATGCATCTGACTTTGGTCCCTCAGAGTTATCTGTAGATCATGAGGCTCATGCTTCGGCAGAAGCTAAGCAGTTGACACTCCACGATGGAAAGATTGAGTTGCCTGATTGGGCAAGCAATATAACTTCTATATTGTGGATTCCAATGCGTGCTATCAGCGAGAGATTGAATAGAGGAACACAAGCAG gtgctGCAGTTTCACAGAGGCAGAGTGTTGTGGATGGATTACGGACAATAGCTCTGAAACTTGAATTTGGTGTATCATGTAACCAGACATTCGAAAA GACCTTAGCAGTCCACTTTACAGAGCCTTTCCATGTCAGTACACGTGTTGTAGATAAATGCAATGATGGTACTCTGCTTTTACAG GTGATACTTCATTCACAAGTGAAAGCTTCACTGACGGTCTATGATGCTTGGCTGGATCTTCAAGATGGCTTTACTCATATTGGCAAAGGTGATAGGAGACCAACTTCTGCCTTCTTTCCACTCACCATATCTCCAAAAGCAAGAGCTGCAACTTTGTTCAGTATAGGTCTTGAGAATGCATTGCCCAAAG ATCAAGTAGAGGCAGTTCATTCTGATAGCATACTCAATATACAATATGGAATTTCGGGTAGTAGAACTCTTGGAGCCCACACACCCATGGATGCGAAACCTATTGCCTCTGATGATTCTGTGAAGCAGTTGAATTTCAGGAGTGCTCTTGTTTTGCAGCGACCCGTACTGGACCCTTTCCTTGCGGTTGGTTTCCTACCTCTTCCTTCAAGTGGACTCCGAGTTGGCCAGCTGGTGACAATGCAGTGGAGAGTTGAGAGGTTAAAAGATCTTGgggaaaaatcagaaaataac GATGAAGTACTGTATGAGGTAAATGCTAATTCTGAGAATTGGATGATTGCCGGGAGGAAAAGGGGTCATGTTTCGCTCTCCGCAAAACAAG GTTCAAGGATGGTGATTTCAATATTATGCTTACCACTGGTTGCTGGATATGTGCATCCCCCTCAACTGGGTCTGCCAGATTTGGACGAGGCACATATAAGTTGCAATCCTCCTGGCCCTCATCTGGTCTGCGTCTTGCCCCCAACTATGAGCTCTTCTTACTGTATCCCCACATAA
- the LOC113770767 gene encoding uncharacterized protein LOC113770767: MGKSGRDWTQIYAIYGMDDWHTPFFLLIHAVFFSALSVFFLLYFEPICFLTQHFLPIIGPGLARFIAGFTGSVTALSAVCLFFAAANFLYSSVSLHWDMAQRMVNSVSDWSSVKQALDLGCGRGILLNAVAMQLKKSGSSGRVVGLDPTGARRNGPSTLSTLRTAGLEGVQEYVTCRAGDPGTLPFSDNYFDVVVSSVFVHTVGKEFGAKSAAAGAERMRVLGEVVRVLKPGGVGVVWDLVHVPEFVQRLHELRMEDIRVSERVTAFMVSSHIVSFKKPNHHFAGSNEVRLDWRFNNLC; the protein is encoded by the coding sequence ATGGGCAAAAGCGGCAGAGACTGGACGCAGATCTATGCGATCTACGGCATGGACGATTGGCATACACCCTTTTTCCTACTCATCCATGCCGTCTTCTTCTCCGCCCTCTCCGTCTTCTTCCTCCTCTACTTCGAGCCCATTTGCTTCCTCACACAGCATTTCCTCCCCATCATCGGGCCCGGATTGGCCCGTTTCATAGCGGGCTTTACAGGCTCGGTTACGGCCCTCTCCGCCGTCTGCCTCTTCTTTGCAGCCGCCAACTTCTTGTACTCCTCGGTATCACTGCACTGGGACATGGCCCAGCGGATGGTCAACTCGGTCTCGGACTGGTCGTCGGTGAAGCAAGCCCTCGACCTCGGGTGCGGCCGGGGAATCCTCCTCAACGCGGTGGCTATGCAGCTGAAGAAATCAGGGTCGTCGGGGCGGGTGGTTGGGCTGGATCCGACTGGGGCACGGAGGAACGGGCCGAGCACCCTGTCGACCCTCAGGACAGCCGGGCTGGAGGGGGTCCAAGAGTATGTCACGTGCCGGGCAGGTGACCCGGGGACGCTGCCCTTCAGCGATAATTACTTCGACGTGGTGGTATCGTCTGTGTTCGTGCACACGGTAGGGAAGGAGTTTGGGGCGAAATCAGCTGCGGCGGGTGCAGAGAGGATGAGGGTGCTGGGGGAGGTGGTGAGGGTTCTGAAGCCGGGTGGGGTCGGGGTGGTGTGGGACCTAGTACACGTTCCCGAATTTGTGCAGAGGTTGCATGAATTGAGGATGGAGGATATCAGAGTGTCTGAACGTGTAACGGCCTTCATGGTCAGCAGCCACATCGTATCATTCAAGAAGCCAAACCACCATTTTGCCGGGTCTAACGAAGTTAGACTCGATTGGAGATTCAACAATCTTTGTTGA
- the LOC113769828 gene encoding uncharacterized protein LOC113769828, producing MASINSLTTPQTFLSLPKPKSCLCFQPKPTSKIQSFPHPFNLLLSKHHKDSSFIVGSVSNEPDIIPVQSSDYTDQQDGVLGGIVEIETEGLSGEDIVNQVVNGFSNKGRLSFEAATSSSGYSGGGGTGSSVEGEKGEQEMERLMDSAINASIVLAAGTFAVTKLLTIDSDYWHGWTLYEILRYVPQHNWSAYEEALKTNPVFAKMMISGVVYSVGDWIAQCYEGKPLLEFDRARMFRSGLVGFTLHGSLSHYYYHFCEALFPSDDWWVVPAKVLFDQTFWSAVWNSIYYAVVGALRLESPASIFGELKATFWPMLTAGWKLWPFAHLITYGVIPIEQRLLWVDCVELIWVTILSTYSNEKSESRISEQAAEENVNPASISTPKD from the exons ATGGCCTCCATCAACAGCCTCACCACTCCTCAGACTTTCCTCTCTCTCCCCAAACCCAAGTCCTGCCTATGTTTTCAACCAAAGCCCACCTCCAAAATCCAATCTTTTCCCCACCCCTTCAATCTCTTATTGTCAAAGCATCATAAAGACTCCAGCTTTATAGTAGGTTCGGTGTCCAATGAGCCAGACATCATCCCAGTACAGAGCAGTGACTACACTGATCAACAAGATGGGGTTCTTGGGGGGATTGTAGAGATAGAAACAGAAGGGCTTAGTGGAGAAGATATTGTAAATCAAGTAGTGAATGGGTTTAGTAACAAAGGGAGATTGTCTTTTGAGGCTGCAACATCATCTTCTGGATatagtggtggtggtggaacAGGGTCCAGTGTGGAAGGTGAAAAGGGGGAGCAGGAAATGGAGAGGCTAATGGATAGTGCTATTAATGCTTCCATTGTTCTGGCTGCTGGGACATTTGCTGTTACTAAGTTGCTCACGATCGACAGCGATTATTGGCAT GGATGGACACTTTATGAGATTTTGAGATATGTACCGCAACACAACTGGAGTGCGTATGAAGAAGCTCTTAAAACAAATCCAGTTTTTGCCAAAATGATGATAAGTGGGGTCGTTTATTCTGTTGGTGATTGGATTGCACAG TGTTATGAAGGTAAACCTCTTCTTGAGTTTGATAGAGCACGCATGTTCAGATCAGGTCTTGTTGGCTTTACCCTACACGGATCACTTTCtcattattattatcacttctgtGAG GCTCTTTTTCCCTCTGATGATTGGTGGGTCGTTCCTGCTAAAGTATTGTTCGACCAGACCTTTTGGTCTGCAGTTTGGAACAGTATCTATTATGCGGTTGTGGGAGCTTTGCGTCTTGAATCCCCTGCCAGTATTTTTGGCGAATTGAAGGCGACATTCTGGCCCATGTTAACT GCAGGTTGGAAGCTGTGGCCATTTGCTCACCTTATAACCTATGGTGTGATCCCAATTGAACAAAGACTTCTTTGGGTTGATTGTGTGGAGCTTATTTGGGTGACAATACTCTCAAC TTATTCAAATGAGAAATCAGAATCTAGAATCTCTGAGCAAGCAGCAGAAGAAAATGTCAATCCTGCATCAATAAGCACTCCGAAG GACTAA
- the LOC113772433 gene encoding peptidyl-prolyl cis-trans isomerase CYP37, chloroplastic, translating to MALPLCLSIPSRTRFFFEISSTPSCPKHTFVTPHFAFPLARFNGLVQFPQRRPFHPKLTCIFAKKNLSEESRNWSNTLAYTQNFWDQTVKRFDGAFAGILIFLQVSCPVFLAGWDSWSVSPAEAVLYSPETKIPRTGELALRRAIPANTDMKAIQESLEDISYLLRIPQRKPYGTMEGNVRKALKIATDEKQSILSSIPPELRENGSALYTSLVDGKGGLQSLLQSIEDQDPDKVSVGLASSLDTVAQLELLQAPGLSFLLPNEYLNYPRLTGRGVVEFTIERGDGSTFSPEAAGEPRSVATLRVVLDGYSAPLTAGNFAKLVIDGAYDGVKLNCANQAIISDGELGNSTGYSVPLEIKPSGQFEPLYKTTLSVQDGELPVLPLSVYGAVAMAHSDVAEEYSSPNQFFIYLYNKRNSGLGGLSFDEGQFSVFGYTTLGRETLPQIKTGDVIRSAKLMEGQDRLVLPKNDNVLERSF from the exons ATGGCTCTACCTCTATGCCTCTCCATCCCCTCTCGAACAAGGTTCTTTTTCGAAATCTCGTCCACTCCATCTTGTCCTAAGCATACTTTTGTAACACCCCATTTCGCATTTCCCTTGGCTCGGTTTAATGGACTAGTTCAATTCCCACAAAGAAGACCATTTCACCCCAAACTCACCTGCATTTTTGCCAAAAAGAACCTTTCTGAG GAGTCAAGGAACTGGAGTAATACTCTTGCTTATACTCAGAATTTTTGGGATCAGACGGTAAAGAGATTTGATGGTGCCTTTGCTGGAatcctcatttttcttcaagtCTCATGCCCAGTATTTTTAGCTGGTTGGGATTCATGGTCAGTTTCTCCAGCTGAAGCAGTTCTTTATTCCCCAGAAACCAAAATTCCTAGGACAGGTGAACTAGCTCTGCGAAGAGCAATTCCAGCTAACACTGACATGAAAGCTATACAG GAGTCTCTGGAGGATATCTCATACTTGCTAAGGATACCACAGAGAAAACCATATGGAACAATGGAGGGGAACGTGAGGAAAGCTCTTAAG ATTGCAACAGATGAAAAGCAATCAATTTTGTCTAGCATACCACCTGAACTGAGAGAGAATGGCTCAGCATTATATACATCACTAGTAGATGGCAAG GGTGGTTTGCAAAGCCTTCTGCAGAGTATAGAAGATCAGGATCCAGATAAAGTATCAGTTGGTCTTGCCTCTTCACTGGATACTGTTGCACAACTGGAGTTATTACAG GCTCCAGGATTATCATTCTTGTTGCCTAATGAATACTTAAACTATCCAAG GCTCACAGGGAGAGGGGTCGTAGAATTTACCATTGAGAGAGGAGATGGTTCAACATTTTCTCCCGAAGCAGCTGGTGAACCAAGAAGTGTTGCAACATTACGG GTTGTCTTAGATGGATATTCAGCTCCATTGACTGCAGGGAACTTTGCAAAGCTG GTGATTGATGGGGCGTACGACGGGGTGAAGCTTAACTGTGCCAATCAAGCAATAATTTCAGACGGTGAGCTTGGAAATAGCACCGGCTACAGCGTTCCACTAGAAATAAAGCCATCAGGACAATTTGAGCCTCTTTACAAGACGACTTTAAGCGTGCAG GACGGGGAATTACCTGTACTACCATTATCAGTTTATGGTGCCGTTGCTATGGCCCATAGTGATGTCGCAGAGGAATATTCATCACCTAACCAGTTTTTCATATATCTATACAACAAGAGAAAT TCTGGCTTAGGTGGTCTGTCTTTTGATGAGGGTCAATTTTCTGTATTCGG GTATACGACTCTGGGAAGAGAAACTCTTCCTCAGATTAAGACTGGTGACGTGATTCGTTCTGCAAAACTGATGGAGGGCCAAGATCGCCTTGTATTACCGAAGAATGATAACGTGCTCGAGAGATCCTTTTGA